A part of Synchiropus splendidus isolate RoL2022-P1 chromosome 19, RoL_Sspl_1.0, whole genome shotgun sequence genomic DNA contains:
- the lpar2a gene encoding lysophosphatidic acid receptor 2a: protein MESSVWRTCNSTYNVTFFYNLVGKEVSVRWSSRDYLVIGLGLTVCSIVVLANLMVMAAIFINRRFHFPIYYLLGNMAAADLFAGVAYANLMLNTGPWTRTLTKEQWYIRAALIDISLTASVANLLAVAVERHQTIMAMQLHSNMSKRRVVLLIVCIWAIAIIMGLVPSTFWNCECNLDDCSTITPLYSRRFLVFWAILNLLVFFIMVAVYTRIFVHVRYQSRYAAQHSSELRHSQTVVNLMKTISMVLGAFVICWTPGLLTLLLDGLLGKASHANAYEKFCLVIAECNSLVNPIIYSLRDHEMRRTFKWILCCLCQRRDQRRRGPIEIDSLPEDCEQKMEDKDASVKEDRWTLGT, encoded by the exons ATGGAGAGCAGCGTGTGGAGAACCTGCAATTCCACGTACAACGTCACCTTCTTCTACAACCTGGTGGGCAAAGAGGTCAGCGTGAGATGGTCGTCACGTGACTACCTGGTGATCGGGCTGGGCCTGACCGTCTGCTCCATCGTGGTCCTGGCCAACCTGATGGTGATGGCGGCCATCTTCATTAACCGCCGCTTCCACTTCCCCATCTACTACCTCCTGGGCAACATGGCCGCCGCCGACCTGTTCGCCGGCGTGGCCTACGCCAACCTCATGCTGAACACGGGCCCGTGGACCAGGACTCTCACCAAGGAGCAGTGGTACATCCGCGCGGCTCTGATCGACATCAGCCTGACGGCGTCGGTGGCCAACCTGCTGGCTGTGGCGGTGGAGCGCCACCAGACCATCATGGCCATGCAGCTGCACAGCAACATGAGCAAGAGGCGAGTGGTGCTGTTGATCGTGTGCATCTGGGCCATCGCCATCATCATGGGCCTGGTGCCGTCCACCTTTTGGAACTGCGAGTGCAACCTGGACGACTGCTCCACCATCACGCCGCTCTACAGCCGCCGCTTCCTGGTCTTCTGGGCCATACTCAACCTCCTGGTCTTCTTCATCATGGTGGCCGTCTACACGCGCATCTTCGTCCACGTCAGGTACCAGAGTCGCTACGCCGCCCAGCACTCGTCGGAGCTGCGCCACAGCCAGACCGTGGTCAACCTGATGAAGACCATCTCCATGGTGCTGG GAGCGTTCGTCATCTGCTGGACGCCCGGGCTGCTCACCCTCCTGCTGGATGGACTTCTGGGGAAGGCCAGCCACGCCAACGCCTACGAGAAGTTCTGCCTGGTCATCGCCGAGTGCAACTCCCTGGTCAACCCCATCATCTACTCCCTGCGAGACCACGAGATGCGGAGGACGTTCAAGTGGATCTTGTGCTGCTTGTGCCAGAGGAGGGACCAGCGGAGGCGGGGTCCCATCGAGATCGACTCGCTGCCAGAG GACTGCGAGCAGAAGATGGAGGACAAAGACGCCAGCGTCAAAGAAGACAGATGGACACTCGGGACATGA